In Vagococcus hydrophili, one DNA window encodes the following:
- the glmM gene encoding phosphoglucosamine mutase has protein sequence MGKYFGTDGVRGIANQELTPELAFKIGRCGGYVLCQHEEGDKKPQVLVARDTRISGQLLEQALIAGLLSVGIEVLQLGVISTPGVSYLTRNQKAAAGVMISASHNPAADNGIKFFGPDGFKLADDEELEIEALLDATEDTLPRPSADGLGTLDVYPEGLQKYMEFLKETIPGDLSGLSVSLDGANGATAPIVNHLFADLDTEFSTMGVKPNGININDGVGSTHPEELAKFVLENKSDLGLAFDGDGDRVIAIDEKGNIVDGDKILYICGKYLKAHGKLKGDTIVATVMSNLGFHKAVSDAEMNAVCTQVGDRYVVEEMRKSDYNLGGEQSGHIVFLDYNTTGDGLLSGIQLMNVMKETGKTLSELTSEIEEYPQKLVNIKVSDKYGAMDVPAIKAVIEEVEGEMNGDGRILVRPSGTEPLLRVMAEAPTKEKVDYYVDKIADVVVKEIGLK, from the coding sequence ATGGGTAAATATTTTGGAACTGACGGCGTTAGAGGAATTGCGAATCAAGAATTAACACCAGAATTAGCATTTAAAATTGGACGTTGTGGAGGTTATGTCTTGTGTCAACATGAAGAAGGAGATAAAAAACCTCAAGTCTTAGTGGCACGTGATACACGTATTTCTGGTCAATTGCTAGAGCAAGCTTTGATTGCTGGTTTATTATCAGTAGGAATTGAAGTGCTTCAATTAGGCGTTATTTCAACACCAGGCGTTTCATATTTAACACGTAATCAAAAAGCCGCAGCGGGTGTTATGATTTCTGCATCTCATAACCCAGCAGCAGACAATGGTATTAAGTTCTTTGGTCCAGATGGTTTCAAATTAGCGGATGACGAAGAATTAGAAATCGAAGCATTATTAGATGCGACGGAAGACACATTACCTCGTCCTTCAGCAGATGGATTAGGAACATTAGATGTCTATCCAGAAGGTTTACAAAAATACATGGAATTCTTAAAAGAAACAATCCCTGGTGATTTATCAGGACTTTCAGTAAGTTTAGATGGAGCAAATGGTGCAACTGCCCCAATCGTTAACCATTTATTTGCAGATTTAGACACTGAATTCTCAACAATGGGTGTGAAACCAAACGGAATTAACATTAATGACGGCGTTGGTTCAACTCATCCGGAAGAATTAGCTAAATTCGTTTTAGAAAATAAATCTGACTTAGGTTTAGCTTTTGATGGTGATGGCGATCGTGTGATTGCGATTGATGAAAAAGGTAACATTGTTGATGGAGATAAAATCCTTTACATCTGTGGTAAATATTTAAAAGCTCACGGAAAACTTAAAGGCGATACAATCGTTGCCACAGTTATGAGTAATTTAGGTTTCCATAAAGCTGTTAGTGATGCAGAGATGAACGCAGTTTGTACACAAGTTGGTGACCGCTATGTGGTTGAAGAAATGAGAAAGTCTGATTATAACTTAGGTGGCGAGCAATCAGGACATATCGTTTTCTTAGATTACAATACAACAGGTGACGGACTACTTTCAGGAATTCAATTAATGAACGTGATGAAAGAGACTGGTAAAACTTTATCTGAATTAACTTCAGAAATTGAAGAATACCCACAAAAATTAGTGAATATTAAAGTTAGTGATAAATACGGTGCAATGGACGTTCCTGCTATTAAAGCAGTGATCGAAGAAGTGGAAGGCGAAATGAATGGTGACGGTCGTATCTTAGTAAGACCTTCAGGAACTGAACCTTTACTACGTGTCATGGCAGAAGCACCAACAAAAGAAAAAGTAGATTACTATGTGGATAAAATCGCTGACGTGGTCGTAAAAGAAATCGGATTAAAGTAG
- a CDS encoding YbbR-like domain-containing protein has product MQTDKKGTWIVRILSLFFAILLFYNANSTSLNDDDMKFSELSATAEKVPVNVTYNQDKYFISGYDQTVTVELKSSNKILLDKESNAETRSFSIVMDLTKYSEGTHEVPLQIVGLPSAIKGTIKPNKLAVTVEKKKSNKFPVEAAIDSKIFAKGFEIEKAVIEPENVTLSGGEETIKHVSKVIAGISDQTNISSDFSQKVKLYAINEKGEPLNVKIEPESVRVDVNVKAPTKRVKVNPVQAGKMPQGISDYTFSMKQDKVDITGPKEILDEISTIDLKIDTSNIRETTSSSYIVVVPKEVKVEPDTVLVTVIPKNSSTKTTSENKDKSTSSSKSDKLSLNVSSKNK; this is encoded by the coding sequence ATGCAGACTGATAAAAAGGGAACATGGATTGTTAGAATTTTGTCATTATTTTTTGCGATTTTGCTATTTTATAATGCGAATTCAACCAGTTTGAATGATGACGATATGAAATTTTCAGAACTCTCAGCAACAGCTGAAAAAGTACCTGTGAATGTCACGTACAATCAGGATAAATATTTCATTTCTGGATACGATCAAACTGTTACTGTTGAATTAAAGAGTTCTAATAAGATTCTTTTAGATAAAGAGTCCAATGCAGAAACAAGAAGTTTTTCAATTGTGATGGATTTGACGAAATACTCAGAAGGTACTCATGAAGTACCACTTCAAATCGTTGGCTTGCCTAGTGCGATTAAAGGAACTATTAAGCCTAATAAGTTAGCTGTAACGGTTGAAAAGAAAAAGAGCAATAAATTCCCAGTAGAAGCTGCCATCGATAGTAAAATCTTTGCGAAAGGCTTTGAAATTGAAAAAGCGGTAATCGAACCAGAAAATGTGACACTCTCTGGTGGGGAAGAAACCATTAAACATGTGTCAAAAGTGATTGCAGGAATTAGTGATCAAACGAATATTAGCAGTGATTTTTCACAGAAAGTAAAATTGTATGCAATTAACGAAAAAGGGGAACCTCTGAATGTTAAGATTGAGCCAGAAAGCGTTCGAGTGGATGTTAATGTAAAAGCACCTACTAAACGAGTAAAAGTCAATCCAGTTCAGGCGGGTAAAATGCCTCAAGGTATCTCGGATTATACTTTTTCAATGAAACAGGACAAGGTAGATATTACAGGACCTAAAGAAATATTGGATGAAATAAGTACCATTGATTTAAAAATAGATACAAGTAATATTAGAGAAACCACAAGTAGTTCATACATTGTAGTAGTACCTAAAGAAGTAAAAGTTGAACCAGATACAGTTTTAGTGACCGTTATTCCTAAAAATAGTAGCACTAAAACCACATCTGAAAATAAAGATAAATCGACATCATCCTCAAAGTCTGATAAACTTTCGTTAAATGTGTCGAGTAAGAATAAATAA
- the cdaA gene encoding diadenylate cyclase CdaA, producing MNIHFMDLFKPDTWQYFFSNYFSTNLLIHIIDIFVVWFVIYKLIMLLNGTKAIQVFKGIAVIIMVRIISDFIGLTTVSWLMSQVITYGAIAAIVIFQPEVRRGLEHLGRGSILKSIKKQTDHKDKLIVELDESIQYMSKRKIGALICIENRDSLIDYVDTGIPLDSDISNQLLINIFIPNTPLHDGAVIIQNEKIASACSYLPLSESTLIPKEYGTRHRAAIGLSEVSDAITIIVSEETGDVSIAFRNKFLPHLNREEYIDVLNQELIQKIEENKQNFFYQFIEDTRNGFKGGKK from the coding sequence ATGAATATTCATTTTATGGACTTGTTCAAGCCCGATACCTGGCAATATTTTTTTAGCAATTATTTTTCTACGAATTTACTAATACACATCATTGATATATTTGTTGTTTGGTTTGTTATCTATAAATTGATTATGCTTTTAAATGGGACTAAAGCAATTCAGGTGTTTAAAGGGATTGCGGTGATTATTATGGTAAGAATCATTAGTGATTTTATTGGTTTGACCACGGTGTCATGGCTAATGAGTCAAGTGATTACTTACGGAGCGATTGCAGCTATCGTTATTTTCCAACCAGAAGTTAGACGAGGATTGGAACATTTAGGAAGAGGTTCTATTTTAAAGAGTATCAAAAAACAAACGGATCACAAAGACAAATTAATTGTCGAATTAGACGAGTCGATTCAGTATATGTCAAAAAGAAAAATCGGTGCCTTGATTTGTATTGAAAATCGAGATAGTTTAATCGATTATGTGGATACAGGAATTCCTTTAGACTCAGATATTTCGAATCAATTACTGATTAATATTTTCATTCCTAACACACCACTTCATGATGGGGCTGTTATTATTCAAAATGAAAAAATAGCTTCTGCGTGTTCGTACTTACCTTTATCGGAAAGTACCTTGATTCCAAAAGAATATGGAACACGGCACAGAGCGGCAATCGGTTTGAGTGAAGTGAGTGATGCGATTACGATTATTGTGTCAGAAGAAACGGGAGATGTGAGTATAGCGTTTCGTAACAAGTTTTTACCACACCTTAACCGGGAAGAATACATTGATGTTTTAAATCAAGAGCTCATTCAAAAAATCGAAGAAAACAAACAAAACTTTTTTTACCAATTCATTGAAGACACGAGAAATGGATTCAAAGGAGGTAAAAAATAA
- the efp gene encoding elongation factor P: MIAVSDLRSGMTFEKDGKLIKVLEASHHKPGKGNTVMRLKLRDMRSGSTTDTTMRPDEKVKKAHIDSKAVQFLYIQDDISTFMDLETYEQYEIPVSVIKEELKYLLDNMEVKIQFYIDEVVGVTLPTTVVLRVEETQPSIKGATVSGSGKPAQMETGLVVNVPDFIEAGEMLEVNTADGSYVKRAK; the protein is encoded by the coding sequence ATGATAGCAGTAAGTGATTTAAGATCAGGTATGACATTTGAAAAAGACGGTAAATTAATTAAAGTTTTAGAAGCAAGTCATCATAAACCAGGTAAAGGTAACACAGTAATGCGTCTTAAATTAAGAGACATGCGTTCTGGTTCTACAACTGATACAACAATGCGTCCAGATGAAAAAGTGAAAAAAGCACATATCGACAGTAAAGCTGTTCAATTCTTGTACATCCAAGATGATATTTCAACATTCATGGACTTAGAAACATATGAACAATATGAAATTCCAGTATCAGTTATCAAGGAAGAATTAAAATACTTATTAGATAACATGGAAGTTAAAATCCAATTTTACATTGACGAAGTTGTGGGAGTTACTTTACCAACAACCGTTGTTTTAAGAGTTGAAGAAACACAACCATCAATCAAAGGAGCGACAGTTTCAGGTTCTGGTAAACCAGCTCAAATGGAAACTGGTCTAGTTGTTAATGTTCCTGATTTTATTGAAGCAGGAGAAATGTTAGAAGTTAACACTGCTGATGGTTCATACGTAAAACGCGCGAAATAA
- the glnA gene encoding type I glutamate--ammonia ligase: MGKYTTIEHVKEAAQKENVRFLRLMFTDILGRLKNVEVPISQIDKVLDNKMMFDGSSIEGFVRIEESDMYLYPDVSTFIIFPWESEKGKVARLICDVYNPEGQPFDGDPRGNLKRVLKEMTDLGFTGFNIGPEPEFFLFKLDENGRPTDQLNDNGGYFDFAPTDLGENCRRDIVLELESLGFEVEASHHECAPGQHEIDFKYANAIEACDNIQTFELVVRTIARKHGLHATFMPKPLYGIAGSGMHINMSLFNEEGNVFYDENGVDGLSETAYHFLGGLLKHARGYTAICNPIVNSYKRLVPGYEAPVYVAWSGKNRSPLVRVPSSRGMSTRLELRSVDPTANPYLAMAVLLQAGLDGIKNQITPPAAVDRNIYVMTEEEREAAEITDLPSTLHNAIKAMRKDEMVKEALGSHIYNNFVEAKKMEWSAFRQQVSEWEREQYLEMY, translated from the coding sequence ATGGGAAAATACACAACAATCGAACACGTAAAAGAAGCAGCTCAAAAAGAGAATGTGAGATTTTTAAGACTAATGTTCACGGATATTTTAGGTAGACTAAAAAATGTTGAGGTTCCTATTAGCCAAATTGATAAAGTATTAGATAATAAAATGATGTTTGACGGTTCATCAATTGAAGGATTCGTTCGTATCGAAGAAAGTGATATGTACCTATACCCAGATGTGTCAACATTCATTATCTTCCCTTGGGAAAGTGAAAAAGGAAAAGTAGCTCGTTTAATCTGTGATGTTTACAATCCAGAAGGACAACCTTTTGACGGAGACCCACGTGGAAACTTAAAACGTGTTTTAAAAGAAATGACAGACTTAGGTTTCACAGGATTTAACATTGGACCTGAGCCAGAATTTTTCTTATTTAAATTAGATGAAAATGGTCGCCCAACTGACCAATTAAATGATAATGGTGGTTACTTCGACTTTGCCCCAACTGACTTAGGTGAAAACTGTCGTCGTGATATCGTATTAGAATTAGAAAGCTTAGGCTTTGAAGTGGAAGCCTCTCACCATGAGTGTGCCCCAGGACAACATGAAATTGATTTTAAATATGCTAATGCAATTGAAGCTTGTGATAACATCCAAACCTTCGAATTAGTGGTTCGTACAATTGCTCGTAAACATGGTTTACACGCAACATTCATGCCAAAACCTTTATATGGAATTGCTGGTAGTGGGATGCATATCAACATGTCTTTATTCAACGAAGAAGGAAATGTCTTCTACGATGAAAACGGCGTGGATGGTTTAAGTGAAACAGCTTACCACTTCTTAGGTGGATTATTAAAACATGCGAGAGGGTATACAGCTATTTGTAACCCAATTGTTAACTCATACAAACGTTTAGTACCTGGTTACGAAGCGCCTGTATATGTGGCTTGGAGTGGTAAAAACCGTTCGCCATTAGTACGTGTGCCAAGTTCACGTGGGATGTCAACTCGTTTAGAATTACGTTCAGTCGACCCAACTGCTAACCCATACTTAGCAATGGCTGTACTCTTACAAGCAGGTCTTGATGGAATTAAAAATCAAATTACACCACCAGCTGCAGTTGACCGTAACATCTACGTGATGACAGAAGAAGAAAGAGAAGCTGCTGAAATCACAGATTTACCATCAACATTACACAATGCCATTAAAGCAATGAGAAAAGATGAAATGGTAAAAGAAGCTTTAGGATCTCACATTTACAATAACTTTGTTGAAGCGAAGAAAATGGAATGGTCAGCCTTCCGTCAACAAGTGTCAGAGTGGGAAAGAGAACAATATTTAGAAATGTATTAA
- a CDS encoding MerR family transcriptional regulator, whose product MSERELRRTLAVFPMSSVMKLTNLTARKIRYYEEQGLIFPERNAGNNRLFSLNDIDRLLDIKDMLNHEFTIKDIKKQFIKQDLKKEQLSEEKIRIALYNDLMNESGLY is encoded by the coding sequence ATGAGTGAGAGAGAATTACGACGAACCCTTGCAGTGTTTCCAATGAGTTCTGTTATGAAATTAACGAATTTAACTGCGAGAAAAATTAGATATTATGAAGAACAAGGTTTAATTTTTCCAGAACGAAACGCAGGGAACAATCGCTTATTTTCTTTAAACGATATTGATCGACTCCTGGACATAAAGGATATGCTAAACCACGAATTCACCATCAAAGATATTAAAAAGCAATTTATTAAACAGGATCTAAAGAAAGAGCAACTTTCTGAAGAAAAAATACGAATTGCTTTGTATAACGATTTGATGAATGAAAGTGGACTATACTAA
- the hflX gene encoding GTPase HflX yields the protein MEKVILVGVENQENFKTFTESMAELANLAETAQGEVVGEMIQKRQAIDRRTILGKGKLLELQSLVESTEADVVIFNHEVSARQARLIEEVVNVKILDRVQLILDIFAMRAKSKEGQLQVELAQLNYLLPRLVGQGLALSRLGGGIGTRGPGETKLETDRRHIRQKVTLIKRELKQTEEHRERSRQKRKESSVFQIGLIGYTNAGKSSIMNLLTDTKTYAENQLFATLDPLTKKWQLPEGLETTLTDTVGFIQDLPTQLIEAFQSTLEESRSVDLLLHVVDATSSNRSQQEDTVLELIDSLDMKHIPVLTVYNKADLLDVDEFVPTLFPNCLISAHQEADQEILTQAIIKQMKELFLPFEMTLEPKEAYLITQMQQEVLLDEYEYDEEKNNYFLKGYAPKQSKWVREVSDDLLEW from the coding sequence GTGGAGAAAGTTATATTAGTCGGTGTTGAGAACCAAGAGAATTTTAAAACTTTTACTGAATCAATGGCTGAGTTGGCTAATTTAGCTGAAACAGCACAAGGTGAAGTTGTTGGTGAGATGATTCAAAAAAGACAAGCGATTGATCGCCGTACGATTTTAGGTAAAGGTAAATTATTAGAATTACAGTCTTTAGTAGAATCAACAGAAGCAGATGTGGTTATTTTTAATCATGAAGTATCCGCACGACAAGCTAGATTAATCGAAGAAGTCGTGAATGTAAAAATATTAGACCGCGTGCAACTTATTTTAGATATTTTTGCCATGCGAGCAAAATCTAAAGAAGGTCAATTGCAAGTTGAATTAGCCCAACTTAATTATTTGCTACCTCGATTAGTCGGTCAAGGACTTGCTTTGTCACGTCTTGGTGGTGGGATTGGGACAAGAGGTCCTGGTGAAACGAAATTAGAAACAGATCGCCGTCACATTAGACAAAAAGTAACCTTGATTAAGCGTGAATTAAAGCAAACGGAAGAACATAGAGAGCGAAGCCGTCAAAAGCGAAAAGAGTCTTCGGTGTTTCAAATTGGTTTAATTGGTTATACCAACGCTGGAAAATCAAGCATTATGAATTTACTGACAGACACAAAAACTTACGCAGAAAACCAGTTGTTCGCCACATTAGATCCCTTAACTAAAAAATGGCAACTACCAGAAGGATTAGAAACAACATTGACGGATACGGTTGGGTTTATTCAAGATTTACCCACACAATTAATTGAAGCCTTCCAGTCGACCTTAGAGGAAAGTCGAAGTGTTGATTTACTGCTTCATGTGGTGGATGCCACTTCATCTAACCGAAGTCAGCAAGAAGATACCGTTCTTGAATTAATTGATTCTTTAGACATGAAACATATCCCTGTTTTAACTGTTTATAACAAAGCAGATTTGTTAGATGTTGATGAGTTTGTGCCGACCCTTTTCCCGAACTGCTTAATCTCAGCTCATCAAGAGGCGGACCAAGAAATATTAACTCAAGCAATTATTAAACAAATGAAAGAACTATTTTTACCTTTTGAGATGACACTAGAACCAAAAGAAGCGTATTTGATTACTCAAATGCAACAAGAAGTTTTATTAGATGAGTACGAATATGATGAAGAAAAAAATAATTATTTCTTAAAAGGTTACGCACCTAAGCAATCAAAATGGGTGAGAGAAGTCTCTGATGACCTATTAGAATGGTGA
- the miaA gene encoding tRNA (adenosine(37)-N6)-dimethylallyltransferase MiaA, giving the protein MKKTKVLVIVGPTAVGKTALSIELAKEFSGEIISGDSLQVYKKLDIGTAKVTEEEAEGIPHYLIDVKEPNENYSAYEFKTSAEEKIAEITSRSGLPIVAGGTGMYIQSLLFDFQLGSNEEDTEARLTREKWEEFASTEGKESLWNHLNKIDPLAAKSIHMNNEKRVIRGIEVFEKTGTSILNQQGIDFKDLSQSQYDVKLIGLETDRPVLYDRINQRVDMMMEQGLLEEARYVYELGEVQAMQGIGYKEFFPFFRGDLEMSSCVELVKQHSRQYAKRQLTWFKNRMSVEWYDMIKEPSIKEDIIKDVTKWLEE; this is encoded by the coding sequence ATGAAAAAAACAAAAGTATTAGTGATAGTTGGTCCAACAGCCGTCGGAAAAACTGCTCTTAGCATTGAGTTAGCTAAAGAATTTAGTGGCGAAATTATTAGTGGTGATTCACTACAAGTTTATAAAAAATTAGATATTGGGACAGCGAAAGTCACTGAAGAAGAAGCGGAGGGCATTCCTCATTATTTAATAGATGTGAAGGAACCGAATGAAAATTATTCAGCTTATGAATTTAAAACAAGTGCTGAAGAAAAAATTGCAGAGATTACTAGCCGTTCTGGATTGCCGATTGTTGCAGGTGGAACAGGTATGTACATTCAGTCTCTCCTCTTTGATTTTCAATTAGGGAGTAACGAAGAAGACACAGAAGCTCGTTTAACTCGTGAAAAGTGGGAAGAGTTTGCGTCAACGGAAGGTAAAGAAAGTCTATGGAATCATTTGAATAAAATAGACCCACTAGCAGCTAAATCAATTCATATGAATAATGAGAAACGTGTCATTCGTGGGATTGAAGTCTTTGAAAAAACAGGTACTAGTATTTTAAATCAGCAAGGAATTGATTTTAAAGATTTAAGTCAGTCTCAATATGATGTGAAGTTGATTGGGCTAGAAACGGACCGACCTGTTTTATATGACAGAATTAATCAACGTGTGGATATGATGATGGAACAGGGCTTACTTGAAGAAGCCCGCTATGTCTATGAATTAGGTGAAGTTCAGGCAATGCAGGGAATTGGTTATAAAGAGTTCTTTCCTTTTTTTAGAGGTGATTTAGAGATGAGTAGTTGTGTGGAACTTGTTAAACAACATTCCAGACAATACGCCAAACGCCAACTGACCTGGTTTAAAAATCGGATGAGCGTGGAGTGGTATGATATGATTAAGGAACCTAGTATTAAAGAGGATATCATCAAGGATGTCACAAAATGGCTAGAAGAGTGA
- a CDS encoding glycerophosphodiester phosphodiesterase, with protein sequence MTLVFAHRGSKGTHPENTLIAFKEAIRVQADGIELDVQYTKDKELVVIHDGDVNRTTNKEGLVQNYTLAEIKTLDAGSWFDAKYQEETIPSFDEVLALLEESNYPGILNIEIKTDEYDYDGIEKSVIESLKKYQLSCQIIFSSFNMETMKRVISLDQERPKAMIMDKSERKINFARETAEIDAIHPSMEWIKENQDIIPMFDLKLRPWTANSTEDMNLCFDLKLEGFHTDFPEKAMNEKNKR encoded by the coding sequence ATGACATTAGTATTTGCCCATAGAGGAAGTAAAGGAACGCATCCTGAAAATACATTGATTGCCTTTAAAGAAGCGATTAGAGTGCAAGCTGACGGAATAGAATTAGACGTTCAGTATACAAAAGATAAAGAATTAGTTGTTATTCATGACGGTGACGTGAACCGAACAACTAACAAAGAAGGCTTAGTTCAAAATTACACTTTAGCAGAAATTAAAACATTAGACGCTGGTAGTTGGTTTGATGCTAAATATCAAGAAGAAACAATTCCGTCTTTTGATGAAGTACTGGCATTATTGGAAGAGAGTAACTATCCCGGTATCTTAAATATTGAAATTAAAACGGATGAATATGATTATGATGGGATTGAAAAATCTGTCATTGAAAGCTTGAAAAAATATCAGTTATCTTGCCAAATTATATTCTCAAGTTTTAACATGGAAACAATGAAGCGAGTGATTTCTCTAGATCAAGAGCGTCCTAAAGCGATGATTATGGATAAATCAGAAAGAAAAATAAATTTTGCTAGAGAAACCGCTGAAATTGATGCTATCCATCCTTCTATGGAGTGGATTAAAGAAAATCAAGATATTATCCCAATGTTTGATTTGAAATTACGCCCATGGACAGCTAATTCAACTGAAGACATGAATTTATGTTTTGATTTGAAATTAGAAGGTTTCCATACTGATTTTCCAGAAAAAGCAATGAATGAGAAAAATAAGCGATGA
- a CDS encoding DUF3042 family protein, whose product MKKFTSGFLTGTTVTLAALAGVAVGIKKLVIEPVEEKEMIIDDNRKKAMRKSRAR is encoded by the coding sequence ATGAAAAAATTTACTTCAGGATTTTTAACAGGTACAACAGTAACCCTTGCTGCTTTAGCTGGCGTTGCCGTAGGTATCAAAAAACTTGTGATTGAACCAGTCGAAGAAAAAGAAATGATTATTGACGATAACCGCAAGAAAGCAATGCGTAAAAGTCGCGCACGCTAA
- a CDS encoding rhodanese-like domain-containing protein translates to MGFIATLNIFLFSIILIYGLYRTYFFIMRKRSATLLTQDEFKENMRNAQVIDVREKEEFNRGHIMGARSVPYTISKAHKEYLTAIRKDKPIYLYDNRTNMSSFMAKLLKKEGYTNIYILKGGYSDWSGKTKKK, encoded by the coding sequence ATGGGATTTATAGCAACACTTAACATTTTTTTGTTTTCAATTATTTTGATCTACGGTTTATATCGCACGTATTTCTTTATCATGAGAAAAAGAAGTGCAACGTTACTAACACAAGACGAATTTAAAGAAAATATGAGAAATGCACAGGTCATTGATGTTCGTGAAAAAGAAGAATTTAATCGTGGTCACATTATGGGCGCTCGCAGTGTTCCCTACACGATTTCAAAAGCTCACAAAGAGTATTTGACAGCTATTAGAAAAGATAAACCAATTTATCTTTATGATAATAGAACAAATATGTCATCGTTTATGGCGAAGTTATTAAAAAAAGAAGGTTACACTAATATTTACATTTTAAAAGGTGGATATAGTGACTGGTCAGGTAAAACAAAGAAAAAATAA
- a CDS encoding ROK family glucokinase codes for MSKKLIGIDLGGTTAKFAILTESGDIQQKWSIETNINDEGTHIVPEIIASIKHRLELYGMTSEDFIGIGMGTPGTVNRELGTVIGAYNLNWKTLQEIKKPVEAALNIPFAIDNDANVAALGERWKGAGENSPEVTFMTLGTGVGGGIIAEGNLLHGVNGAAGEIGHITVEPNGFECTCGKKGCLETVASATGVVKLARFMSEEYSGNSELKYKIDDGQTVTSKDVFDAAKEGDDFALLVVDKVCFYLGLACGNIGNMLNPSDIVIGGGVSAAGDFLLERIQTYFEQFTFPQVRESTKIKLAILGNEAGVIGAASLALQFK; via the coding sequence GTGAGTAAGAAATTAATTGGTATTGATTTAGGAGGCACAACAGCAAAATTTGCAATCCTAACAGAATCAGGTGATATCCAACAAAAATGGAGTATCGAAACAAACATTAACGATGAGGGAACACATATCGTTCCAGAAATTATCGCGTCTATAAAACACCGTTTAGAATTATACGGCATGACTTCAGAAGACTTTATCGGAATCGGTATGGGAACGCCTGGAACAGTAAATCGTGAATTAGGAACAGTTATTGGAGCTTACAATTTAAACTGGAAAACACTTCAAGAAATTAAAAAACCGGTGGAAGCAGCACTTAATATTCCGTTTGCCATTGATAATGATGCCAATGTGGCAGCTTTAGGTGAGAGATGGAAAGGTGCTGGGGAAAATTCTCCAGAAGTAACTTTCATGACTCTTGGAACAGGTGTTGGTGGCGGTATTATCGCTGAAGGTAACCTTTTACATGGTGTTAACGGAGCAGCTGGTGAGATTGGTCATATTACAGTTGAACCAAACGGCTTTGAATGTACATGTGGTAAAAAAGGTTGTTTAGAAACCGTCGCTAGTGCAACAGGTGTGGTAAAATTAGCTCGTTTTATGTCTGAAGAATACTCAGGAAACTCTGAATTGAAATACAAAATTGATGATGGGCAAACGGTCACAAGTAAGGACGTTTTTGATGCAGCTAAAGAAGGTGATGACTTTGCTTTATTAGTTGTTGACAAAGTTTGTTTCTATTTAGGCCTTGCATGTGGTAATATTGGTAATATGTTAAATCCAAGCGACATTGTCATTGGTGGTGGCGTTTCAGCTGCTGGCGACTTTTTACTTGAAAGAATCCAAACTTATTTTGAACAATTTACTTTCCCACAAGTTAGAGAAAGTACTAAAATTAAATTGGCTATTTTAGGTAATGAAGCTGGTGTGATTGGAGCTGCTTCTTTAGCATTGCAGTTTAAATAA
- a CDS encoding YqgQ family protein: protein MRTMYDVQQLLKRFGAYIYVGNRLWDIELMMIELKKIYDNELIERNDYINAMMILKREHRLETDYQEGLQ, encoded by the coding sequence ATGAGAACAATGTATGATGTACAACAACTATTAAAGAGATTTGGTGCATATATTTACGTAGGTAACCGCTTATGGGATATCGAATTAATGATGATTGAACTTAAGAAAATATATGACAACGAATTGATTGAAAGAAATGATTATATTAATGCCATGATGATCTTAAAAAGAGAACATCGTCTAGAAACAGACTATCAGGAGGGGCTACAGTGA